The genomic window AGGAGAACGgtaacaattttgttgttgtcaGGAGCACGGCACTGGGGATAAGCATTGGGTGATTAGTTGTTAAGAGGTATAACTTGGAAGTGGTAAAGGTacaaaatagaataattttataattggtGCTATCAATTGAGAGCAACATTAATGGAGATGTCTTTTAGATGGAAATATTGAATACACATGTTATTCTTCATGTATGTGCAAGTCAATCTACTTATGTCATTTTTTTGTGTAGCTTCTGCCGTTTCGATGTCAACCTTGTTATTTCCATAAACGCTCAGAAATTTATCTTCCTCATCAAACAATTTATACTCATACCACTTCAATTAAAGCATCGGCAGCAGACCATAACGAGCCTAATGAGTTTAAGGTAGAGAAATTCAAAGAAGCAATGCCAAGTCTGGTTCAAGAATTTCAAGGGAGAAAAGTTCAGTATACACTCCTAGATAGACTTCAATTTCTTGTTCAAGATGCATTAAAGTGGTTGCTTTTCGGATATTTCATCTTTAACTTTTTATTCGATGTTTCATATGCATTATTTACAAGTGGGCAACCAATTCTTGGCCTCTTTAGTGGCTGCATGGTGGCTCATTTTTTGAAGGAGATGTCCCTAGATTTGTGTCATCGATCTGAGGTATATTGttgcattattattttattgttccaCAATTTCTTGGTTGATTACTTTCTATCACTATCTTGTTTGTGTTGTATATGCTCATGTGTTGCCACTTGACAGGTGAATGATTTAAAATGGCGGCGTTTGGGTTTGTGTGGCTTTTTTGTGTTGCTCCAGTTTACTATGAAATGGAAAGTGTTGCTCAAGTTTACTACAGAATGGTTCTCAGAAGAACAAAAGTTGTTTCTTTGGCATGTTGGAAATGGTGGACTAATGCAGTTACTATGGTATTGGAGAAATTTTTTCGAAGAAGCAAAGAACAAACACTGAATGAGTACATGGCACACCTTTTGGTTCGAGGAGGTAGACAAATAGTAGAGTTCTaagtttctaaaaatatgtAAACAGTGTGGTTGGGTTAATCTTTTGAACTTGTTTCATCGGTCTTCATTTGTTTATCATACATCAATAACCACTTTCAATCATCTTGTTTTATTTATTCCCTTCTTATTCAAGTGAATGAAACAAACCTAATGGTGCAATTTATCAGTATTATTCGTGTAACCTATATGTGCAGCGACTTGTGATGTTTTATTAGTAtgttttgacatttaaacatgTATAAAGTAATGCTAGAGCATTCATATTCATCACATGTTTTATTAGTATGTTTTGcaaactagtatccggacccgtgccaagcacgggtaaaaatgcaattaaaaaataacatattaatattaaattttttataattaaaaagagTTTAACGAATATGCTATGtcggtgtaaattaattttacattgacATCTAATAGGAATCTAAAATTTTTCCATGTCATATAATTGAAGTGGGATGTAGTGGAATGATTTGGTGAAATACATGGTTAAAATTGATTAACGGtataaaattagttttaaaaaagaaaattataacgtaaaattagtgtaaaatttgtactccttattaatacaatgtttgttatatatatataagaagcaACATGAACCCTCTTTTCACATTAGAAATGACATCtcatatcattaaaaaatgactaaaattccaaaacaaaaattaatttgtgacaaaaaaaatgatattttggaatagacggaccaaatttttatttttatgaagacTGAGCTAGACTTTGTTTTATTAAGAGAGTTTAATTAAACATGCATTACTatacttatcaaaaaaaaaaaaaaaacatgcattactatattttattttaaataaaaagggGTAAACgggattgtaaaaaaaaaaatagagacaaAGGAGCTCACTCAAAGATGTTTGGTGCAACAATGGTTTTGTTCTATTCATTTTTTGAGAAATAGGAAATCATGTCTGCTCATCAATCAATTCTATAGTTAAATTTTTCACAAATTATGAAATTATCATCGCTGTAGATCGATGTtgacatcatcatcatatatatttttgcaAGTTTATATGACAAAATTGAAATCactatcaattttaaaaatataggaATCCAACTTAAATTTTTCCAAATGTTTTCATTTTAGATGAAGTTGATTAACCACTTTAGCTTAATCACtgtcaattttaaaaatatggtttgcaataattttctttttacaacTTTGCAttgatcaataaattttaaatgtaaaaagtAAGCCAAAATCGATAACTCATAATAAATATACGCGGAGACATTACAATATGTAGTTCTCATATATTATCACTTCACTTATATATTCAATAGGAAAAACAACTTCACATAGGGTAAATCTAGTGACATCAGTCAACCACTTAATAATACCACAAATATTTTATAGACATATACTAACATTCAGAAACAATGCTAGACCAAAAATGAATTCCTCGTCAGGCTTGAATGTATTTGAAAATAACATCGGCGAGCCCTTTGCATTAAACTTGAGAAACAACAACAGTAAAATCTAAAATGCCATTAAAATCTGAAATTGAGTCATGGATAGAATATGAGTAAAtccttgaaaattgaaaatgggAGGGtcatctcatatatatattaaagaTATAGCACTATCATTTGACAATATACTTTTGAAACTTTCCTATTAGTTGATACATAAGATTTACTCGCACAGCAAAAAAGTTTCATGTGGAACAAAGCTACACATTTCAAAAAGAATTAAGTTAGCACgaaattaacaaatttaatattattttaatcaaatgttCCATAACCCGTGATTGTTGTGGAATTAGAAATATGTTATTgtatatctctaaaaaaatagtcaaggttgcgcaaataaaaaaaatacaaatcatgttttaaaaaaaggaaagaagaaaacaaaagaatatatcTAAATGGCAGTAGCATGATATGAAATCATCCGGTGTATAGCCCATCATGAAATGCATTTTTATTTACCTAAAGCATCATGGAATGCATTTTTATTTACATGTCATCTACCTTGTTTCCATGTTAGTGTATAGCCCATCATTACTGAGAATTGGTTCTATTTCCAATTCAAAGACATTGAAACAATTAAAAAAGCACAATATACATTATCAAAGGAAGAGGTACAACAAAGGTAAATGAAGACTCAAATACCAGTATATACATATTTTGGAAGTGTGTCCTCAAATAACAATTTAAAAGTTAGTGGCTCTCTACCGTTGCATATGAGCGTATTCAAGTTCATCTATACTTAATTGGCTCAAAGTTAGCCAGGTAGGAGCTCTCTACCATTGCACATTATATTATAGCTGGCttgttagaattttttttttttaaacagcaaAATGTTATTAAATAGTATTTGTTATAAACTGAATGCGGTAAAAATAATGGAATAAAAATTGAGTTTAGACACTTAAacaaagtagtagaaaaactaaAGAGACATGCTAACATTAACTGATTACATCtatattttgtttctttgttccATATTTCGGTCAGATACacgtgtgtgtatatatatttataggcaTAAGCTACATATGTTTGTGGATACATGTATAATCATCTCTAAGCAAATTACCAAATAACTGTTAATATGCATGAAATCAACCAATATGATCCCAAAAATAAGATCAGTGTTAAAAAAGACTaccaatataaaaaatgaaaaatcaacccATAATTAGATATACATAGCACACATGCAAACCACAAAATTCcaca from Trifolium pratense cultivar HEN17-A07 linkage group LG1, ARS_RC_1.1, whole genome shotgun sequence includes these protein-coding regions:
- the LOC123917272 gene encoding uncharacterized protein LOC123917272, with protein sequence MATQSLLAIPSPLRFRLLPFRCQPCYFHKRSEIYLPHQTIYTHTTSIKASAADHNEPNEFKVEKFKEAMPSLVQEFQGRKVQYTLLDRLQFLVQDALKWLLFGYFIFNFLFDVSYALFTSGQPILGLFSGCMVAHFLKEMSLDLCHRSEVNDLKWRRLGLCGFFVLLQFTMKWKVLLKFTTEWFSEEQKLFLWHVGNGGLMQLLWYWRNFFEEAKNKH